From the genome of Deltaproteobacteria bacterium, one region includes:
- a CDS encoding type II toxin-antitoxin system HicB family antitoxin, translating to MDLPGCIATAKTKNTVIKRMREAVEFHLDGLREEGERIPPSHSYSAYLSVAA from the coding sequence ATTGACCTGCCCGGTTGTATCGCCACGGCAAAAACAAAAAACACGGTTATAAAAAGAATGCGGGAAGCGGTTGAATTTCATCTCGATGGCCTGCGCGAAGAAGGCGAAAGAATTCCCCCTTCCCACAGTTATTCGGCATATTTATCGGTTGCCGCCTGA
- a CDS encoding type II toxin-antitoxin system HicA family toxin translates to MKIRDIIKRIEQDGWILVRTRGSHRQYKHPAKPGLITIAGKPSDDLARGTLNSILKQGGYK, encoded by the coding sequence ATGAAGATTCGTGATATAATAAAACGAATAGAACAGGACGGTTGGATTTTGGTCCGAACACGAGGTAGCCACCGGCAATATAAACATCCCGCAAAGCCGGGCCTTATCACCATAGCCGGTAAGCCAAGTGACGACTTGGCACGGGGGACGCTCAACAGCATTTTGAAACAGGGAGGCTATAAATGA
- a CDS encoding DUF2283 domain-containing protein, whose amino-acid sequence MEQARELESAVKSFLPYILKKKAEHLWIDYDKKVDVLYISFRKPQKAADSVMEGDFIFHYSRKKIVGITVLNAKEKL is encoded by the coding sequence ATGGAGCAGGCAAGAGAATTAGAATCGGCTGTGAAATCTTTTCTCCCTTACATTCTGAAAAAAAAGGCTGAGCATCTGTGGATCGATTATGACAAAAAAGTGGATGTTCTCTACATCAGTTTTCGTAAACCCCAGAAAGCGGCTGATAGTGTAATGGAAGGGGATTTTATTTTTCATTACTCCAGGAAGAAAATTGTGGGAATCACCGTTCTCAACGCCAAAGAAAAGCTGTAG
- a CDS encoding antitoxin family protein: MYQAFEAIVSKGKIKPVEKIKLREATRVLVTIVDPGEYPGADWKRLKKWISRQRRSKKFTSHHSIDDAGQHLRTLLKK; encoded by the coding sequence ATGTATCAGGCTTTTGAAGCCATTGTCTCCAAGGGAAAAATAAAACCGGTTGAAAAGATAAAATTAAGGGAAGCAACCCGGGTTTTGGTCACAATTGTTGACCCGGGGGAATATCCGGGCGCCGACTGGAAAAGGCTGAAAAAATGGATTTCCCGCCAGAGACGGTCCAAAAAATTCACTTCGCACCATTCCATTGATGACGCCGGACAGCATCTCCGCACCCTTCTCAAGAAATGA
- a CDS encoding FG-GAP repeat protein: MACSQPAGYVTDSDDCDDNETLSNPDETEVCDGLDNNCDGTMDEDSAADAPTWYADTDSDGYGNLASSVLACTQPSGYVTDNTDCDDTQSSIYLGATEYCNGTDDNCDGSIDESTAEDAPTWYADSDEDGFGNVDSPAVACTQPTGYTADATDCNDSEPLSNPGQSEVCDSLDNNCDGVIDEDSAVDAATWYADTDGDSFGDPINTALSCLQPSGYVADSTDCDDTQSSIYLGATEYCNGADDNCDGSIDESTAVDASTWYADTDGDSFGDPTNAAQSCAQPSGYVADSTDCDDAEALANPAESEVCDTIDNNCNGVADEDEAVDALTWYADSDGDGQGNSAVFAVACDEPTGYVDNSTDCDDTQSSIYYGALEYCNGQDDNCDGAIDESSAVDAPAWYADGDADGFGSASTSVTQCSQSSGYLSDNSDCDDTNSAVNPAETEVCDTIDNDCDGVTDEDDAADASTWYADADADGYGDPASSTAACDEPSGYVADSTDCDDAEPLANPGETEVCDDFIDNDCDGTDNGCSLSGTISLSSADAKLIGEAASDWAGYSVSGAGDVDGDGLGDILVGARGNDAGGASDAGAAYLVLGPVSGTGSLSTASAKLTGETAYDNAGSSVASAGDANGDGLSDILVGARYNGTGSLLAGGSAVGAAYLVYGSVSGTMSLSSADAKLTGEAASDYAGSVSGAGDADGDGFSDILVGAYGEDAGGSSAGAAYLLYGGGM, translated from the coding sequence TTGGCCTGTAGCCAGCCTGCCGGTTATGTAACCGATTCCGACGACTGTGACGATAATGAAACTCTGTCCAATCCCGATGAGACCGAGGTCTGTGACGGTCTGGATAACAACTGCGACGGAACCATGGACGAAGATTCCGCCGCTGATGCCCCAACTTGGTATGCGGATACGGACAGCGATGGTTATGGGAATTTAGCCTCTTCCGTTTTAGCCTGCACACAGCCTTCCGGTTATGTGACCGACAACACCGATTGTGATGATACCCAATCGAGCATCTATCTTGGGGCAACGGAATATTGCAATGGAACGGACGATAATTGCGACGGTTCCATCGACGAGTCGACCGCTGAGGATGCCCCCACTTGGTATGCCGATAGTGACGAAGATGGCTTTGGAAATGTAGACAGCCCTGCAGTGGCCTGCACCCAACCCACCGGGTACACCGCCGATGCTACCGATTGCAATGACAGCGAGCCTTTATCCAACCCGGGGCAGAGCGAGGTTTGCGACTCTCTTGATAACAACTGTGACGGTGTCATCGATGAAGACTCTGCAGTCGATGCGGCGACGTGGTATGCGGATACCGACGGAGACTCGTTTGGCGATCCTATCAATACCGCCCTTTCATGTCTTCAGCCCTCCGGTTACGTTGCCGATTCAACGGATTGCGATGATACCCAATCGAGCATCTATCTTGGGGCAACGGAATATTGCAACGGCGCGGACGATAATTGTGACGGTTCCATCGACGAATCGACCGCCGTGGATGCGTCGACGTGGTATGCGGATACCGACGGAGACTCGTTTGGCGATCCCACCAACGCGGCTCAATCCTGCGCCCAACCCTCCGGATATGTCGCCGATTCAACCGATTGCGATGATGCCGAGGCGTTGGCCAATCCGGCGGAATCCGAGGTTTGCGACACGATTGATAATAATTGCAATGGGGTGGCCGATGAAGACGAGGCGGTCGATGCCCTGACCTGGTATGCGGACAGCGATGGGGACGGCCAGGGAAATTCAGCCGTCTTTGCCGTCGCCTGCGACGAGCCGACCGGTTATGTAGATAACTCCACCGACTGTGACGATACCCAGTCCAGTATCTATTACGGGGCGCTGGAATATTGCAACGGCCAAGACGACAACTGTGACGGCGCCATCGACGAATCAAGCGCCGTGGATGCCCCTGCCTGGTATGCCGATGGCGATGCAGATGGTTTTGGTTCTGCCTCAACAAGTGTCACGCAATGCAGTCAGTCATCGGGATACCTTTCCGACAACAGCGACTGCGATGACACCAATTCCGCTGTCAATCCGGCGGAGACCGAGGTCTGTGATACCATTGATAACGACTGTGACGGGGTGACTGACGAAGACGATGCGGCAGACGCCTCCACCTGGTATGCCGACGCGGATGCCGATGGGTACGGGGATCCGGCCAGCTCAACTGCGGCCTGCGACGAGCCTTCGGGTTATGTAGCTGACAGCACCGATTGTGACGATGCCGAACCCCTCGCCAATCCGGGCGAAACGGAAGTCTGCGACGACTTCATCGATAACGACTGTGATGGGACCGATAATGGTTGCAGTCTCTCCGGCACCATCTCCCTCTCCTCCGCCGATGCCAAACTGATTGGGGAGGCGGCTTCCGATTGGGCTGGTTACTCTGTCTCCGGTGCCGGGGATGTGGATGGCGATGGGTTAGGCGATATCTTGGTGGGCGCTAGGGGTAATGACGCGGGCGGGGCCTCTGATGCCGGCGCCGCCTATCTGGTTTTAGGCCCTGTCAGTGGGACAGGATCTCTTTCTACTGCCTCTGCAAAATTAACGGGGGAAACGGCTTACGATAATGCAGGTTCCTCAGTTGCCAGTGCCGGGGATGCAAATGGCGATGGGTTAAGTGATATCCTGGTGGGGGCTCGTTACAACGGTACCGGTAGCCTTCTTGCCGGCGGCAGTGCCGTCGGTGCCGCCTATCTGGTTTACGGTTCTGTCAGCGGCACGATGTCTCTCTCTTCCGCCGACGCCAAATTAACGGGTGAGGCGGCTTCCGATTATGCTGGTTCTGTCTCCGGCGCCGGGGATGCGGATGGGGATGGGTTTAGCGATATTCTGGTGGGGGCTTATGGGGAAGATGCAGGGGGGAGTTCTGCCGGCGCCGCCTATCTGCTTTATGGGGGAGGGATGTGA
- a CDS encoding PIN domain-containing protein: protein MSLYILDTSALLCYLRDEAGAEKVARILKKDCGMHRVNLGEVYYGVLKRDGLEKANEVYGALLQYPIRFIDDLTDAMLLTTGKFSTAPFLSQKTTISDRLDKKAS, encoded by the coding sequence ATGAGCCTCTACATCCTGGATACATCGGCCCTGCTTTGCTATCTGCGGGATGAAGCCGGCGCCGAAAAAGTGGCCCGTATTCTGAAAAAAGATTGCGGAATGCATCGGGTTAATCTGGGCGAAGTTTACTACGGCGTCTTAAAAAGAGACGGCCTGGAAAAGGCCAACGAAGTGTATGGCGCCTTGCTCCAATACCCCATTCGTTTTATTGATGACCTCACCGATGCCATGCTCTTGACGACGGGGAAATTCTCAACAGCGCCTTTCTTGTCACAAAAGACAACGATTTCAGACCGGTTGGACAAAAAGGCCTCGTAA